In one Enterobacteriaceae endosymbiont of Donacia sparganii genomic region, the following are encoded:
- a CDS encoding peroxiredoxin, which translates to MILVTKKAPDFNASAVLPNGTIIDNFNLYEYSKNQVTLLFFWPLDFTFVCPTEIIALNKQYNNFKKRNVKILGISCDSQFVHYAWRNTPIIKGGIGNINFIMISDITKNIQKSYGIEHPKLGIALRALFLIDKKGIIRHQLVNDLQFGRNVDEIIRIVDALEHNEKYGDVCPAQWEKGKTSIIPTTKGISNYLSKNIDELS; encoded by the coding sequence ATGATTTTGGTAACAAAAAAAGCTCCAGATTTTAATGCATCTGCTGTGCTTCCTAATGGAACAATTATTGATAATTTTAATTTATATGAATATTCAAAAAACCAAGTAACTTTATTATTTTTTTGGCCTTTAGATTTTACATTTGTTTGTCCTACAGAAATTATAGCATTAAATAAACAATATAATAATTTTAAAAAAAGAAATGTTAAAATACTAGGTATATCTTGTGATTCACAATTTGTACATTATGCTTGGCGTAATACTCCTATTATTAAAGGAGGTATAGGAAATATTAATTTTATAATGATATCAGATATTACAAAAAATATACAAAAATCTTACGGTATTGAACATCCTAAATTAGGTATAGCATTAAGAGCTTTATTTTTAATAGATAAAAAAGGAATTATAAGACATCAATTAGTAAATGATCTCCAATTTGGAAGAAATGTTGATGAAATAATACGTATAGTTGATGCTTTAGAACATAATGAAAAATATGGAGATGTATGTCCTGCACAGTGGGAAAAAGGTAAAACAAGTATAATTCCAACTACTAAAGGAATAAGTAATTATTTATCTAAAAATATAGATGAATTATCCTAA
- the secD gene encoding protein translocase subunit SecD: protein MLNKYNIKQYILIILLLIFSIIYSLPNIYKDIPIIQIKFLNKKNLNFIIFNNINKILKKNNLIYIKAFLYRKNIEIIFNNIEDQLNAYKVIKNNLNIDNHFINITTKLISSLPNWLKYIKAKPINLGLDLKGGIYFLLQIDNNYVLKKIKEQNIENIKKIVNIKNISFIKDEKFNNFNYKIFFKNKKSRNKVFYKLKKKNNNIIINYKIIDNNGIKIFLNKHELNKFKNFIMEKNINVLRNRVNQIGVTDTVVQKKDLNHIIIELPGVQNFQEAKNILGNTSTLEFHLINKNNFINNKNDFYTFYLKNKTPIFINKKSIIDGSNIINATYNKNEYNKPQVNIFLDNKGSNIISKFTQKHIGDSIVTLLVNYINNKKNIKNNNSIIRKIKIINIAVIKTQVNNTFSIIGLTNFKEAKKLAFLLKSGKLSSPVKIIQEKIIGPSIGRKNIIQGIKACLIGILICIIFMVFYYKIFGIIAIIALFINILLIISFFSLLPGLTLTMSGITGIVLTLVIALNTNILINERIKEEINKKLFIHKAIYFGYKKTLPSILDINIITIINTCILKIFGSREMQGFAITTFIGIITSIFTSVFITWLIVNFLYSNKKIKKLSI, encoded by the coding sequence ATGTTAAATAAATATAATATCAAACAATATATTTTAATAATTTTACTATTAATATTTAGTATCATATATTCTTTACCAAATATATATAAAGATATTCCTATTATTCAAATAAAATTTTTAAATAAAAAAAATTTAAATTTTATTATTTTTAATAATATTAATAAAATTTTAAAAAAAAATAATTTAATTTATATTAAAGCTTTTTTATATAGAAAAAATATAGAAATTATATTTAATAATATTGAAGATCAATTAAATGCATATAAAGTAATAAAAAATAATCTAAATATAGATAATCATTTTATTAATATTACTACTAAATTAATATCTTCTCTTCCTAATTGGTTAAAATATATAAAAGCTAAACCGATTAACTTAGGTTTAGATTTAAAAGGAGGAATATATTTTTTATTACAAATTGATAATAATTATGTTTTAAAAAAAATAAAAGAACAAAATATTGAAAACATAAAAAAAATTGTAAATATAAAAAATATATCTTTTATTAAAGATGAAAAATTTAATAATTTTAATTATAAAATTTTTTTTAAAAATAAAAAAAGTAGAAATAAAGTATTTTATAAATTAAAAAAAAAAAATAATAATATAATTATTAATTATAAAATTATTGATAATAATGGAATTAAAATATTTTTAAATAAACATGAATTAAATAAATTTAAAAACTTTATTATGGAAAAAAATATTAATGTATTACGTAATAGAGTAAATCAAATAGGAGTTACTGATACTGTAGTTCAAAAAAAAGATTTAAATCATATAATTATAGAACTTCCAGGAGTACAAAATTTTCAAGAAGCAAAAAATATATTAGGTAATACATCAACATTAGAATTTCATTTAATTAATAAAAATAACTTTATTAATAATAAAAATGATTTTTATACTTTTTATTTAAAAAATAAAACACCTATTTTTATAAATAAAAAAAGTATAATAGATGGTTCAAATATAATAAATGCTACTTATAATAAAAATGAATATAATAAACCTCAAGTAAATATTTTTTTAGATAATAAAGGAAGTAATATTATATCTAAATTTACTCAAAAACACATTGGTGATAGTATAGTTACTTTACTTGTAAATTATATAAATAATAAAAAAAATATAAAAAATAATAATTCTATAATTAGAAAAATAAAAATTATTAATATAGCAGTAATTAAAACACAAGTTAATAATACTTTTAGTATTATAGGTCTAACTAATTTTAAAGAAGCAAAAAAATTAGCTTTTTTATTAAAATCTGGTAAATTAAGTTCTCCTGTAAAAATTATACAAGAAAAAATAATAGGTCCTTCTATTGGAAGGAAAAATATTATTCAAGGAATAAAAGCTTGTTTAATAGGGATTTTAATATGTATTATTTTTATGGTATTTTATTATAAAATTTTTGGTATTATTGCAATAATAGCATTATTTATAAATATACTTTTAATTATTAGTTTTTTTTCTTTATTACCAGGTTTAACCTTAACTATGTCAGGGATTACTGGTATAGTATTAACATTAGTTATAGCATTAAATACTAATATTTTAATAAATGAAAGAATAAAAGAAGAAATAAATAAAAAATTATTTATTCATAAAGCAATTTATTTTGGATATAAAAAAACTTTACCTAGTATTTTAGATATTAATATAATTACTATTATTAATACTTGTATTTTAAAAATTTTTGGATCTAGAGAAATGCAAGGTTTTGCTATTACAACTTTTATTGGGATTATTACATCTATATTTACTTCTGTATTTATAACTTGGTTAATTGTGAATTTTTTATATAGTAATAAAAAAATAAAAAAATTATCTATTTAA
- the secF gene encoding protein translocase subunit SecF, producing MYLLNNKITKFIKNKKLKYYNFMKWNKYAFTISSIWIIFSLIIIYFNHFNWGLDFTGGTIVELSFNKPIKNVKKIKFLLQKIFISKINIIFFKKKNIILIKLSKKFINNRFIKKKLLIIFNNFLKYQYKIKKIEFLGPNIDKNFIFSGFAAVLAVFLSISLYIGFRFEWNLSFSIILSLLHDLIITMGLISLLHIEIDLTIITSFISIISYSLNDSIIILDRIRENCFFIKNKNIINIINLSINQTIKRSIITSNILLIMLLNLYFFGGILLKNFAFIMIIGIIIGTLSSIYIVSAIASKIGIDIDHINN from the coding sequence ATGTATCTTTTAAATAATAAAATTACTAAATTTATAAAAAATAAAAAATTAAAATATTATAATTTTATGAAATGGAATAAATATGCTTTTACTATTTCTAGTATATGGATTATATTTTCTCTTATAATTATTTATTTTAATCATTTTAATTGGGGATTAGATTTTACAGGAGGAACTATAGTTGAATTAAGTTTTAATAAACCAATAAAAAATGTTAAAAAAATAAAGTTTTTATTACAAAAAATATTTATATCAAAAATTAATATTATTTTTTTTAAAAAAAAAAATATTATTTTAATTAAATTATCAAAAAAATTTATAAATAATAGATTTATAAAAAAAAAATTATTAATCATATTTAATAATTTTTTAAAATATCAATATAAAATTAAAAAAATAGAATTTTTAGGTCCTAATATAGATAAAAACTTTATTTTTTCTGGATTTGCAGCTGTTTTAGCAGTATTTTTAAGTATAAGTTTATATATTGGATTTAGATTTGAATGGAATTTATCATTTAGTATAATTTTATCTTTATTACATGATTTAATTATTACTATGGGATTAATTTCTTTATTACATATTGAAATAGATTTAACTATAATTACATCTTTTATATCAATAATTAGTTATTCTTTAAATGATAGTATCATAATTTTAGATAGAATAAGAGAAAATTGTTTTTTTATTAAAAATAAAAATATTATAAATATTATTAATTTATCTATAAATCAAACTATTAAAAGAAGTATTATTACTTCAAATATATTATTAATAATGTTATTAAATTTATATTTTTTTGGAGGAATTTTATTAAAAAATTTTGCATTTATTATGATTATAGGTATAATAATAGGAACTTTATCTTCAATATATATTGTATCTGCAATAGCATCAAAAATAGGGATTGATATAGATCATATTAATAATTAA
- a CDS encoding methyltransferase, translating to MYVLSPINKYFINLFKDKFLNKKIIFAGNIKDKIPIYLNTLFSFINTYNYNYYTWLKKNFCKKNLCYGIMKNKYKKYNFNVLIFFWLKNKQESIFILNNILSFLSLKTKIFILGANNSGVRSLHNLEKFKIINFKNTINARKHIIFYGILTKHISFNINNYWNYYNYNNYKIYNLPGVFGGNKIDNGSELLISTINNYSLIKGKILDLGCGSGIISIIINNNMRKYKKKYSIYSVDIDAKAVYSTKKTLKENLIKNIHVFPSNIYSNIKDKFDFIISNPPFHDDLKYSLTFIYQMIDEFKKNIKYKGELLFVANNFIPYKKIFNNFTYKFFILSKNKKFSVYKIKNI from the coding sequence ATGTATGTATTATCACCAATAAATAAGTATTTTATAAATTTGTTTAAAGATAAATTTTTAAATAAAAAAATTATTTTTGCAGGGAATATTAAAGATAAAATACCTATATATTTAAATACTTTATTTAGTTTTATTAATACTTATAATTATAACTATTATACATGGTTAAAAAAAAATTTTTGTAAAAAAAATTTATGTTATGGAATTATGAAAAATAAATATAAAAAATATAATTTTAATGTTCTTATATTTTTTTGGTTAAAAAATAAACAAGAATCTATATTTATTTTAAATAATATTTTATCATTTTTATCTTTAAAAACTAAAATATTTATTTTAGGTGCTAATAATAGTGGAGTTAGAAGCCTTCATAATCTAGAAAAATTTAAAATAATTAATTTTAAAAATACTATTAATGCAAGGAAACATATTATTTTTTATGGAATTTTAACTAAACATATTTCTTTTAATATAAATAATTATTGGAATTATTATAATTATAATAATTATAAAATATATAATTTACCTGGAGTATTTGGAGGTAATAAGATTGATAATGGTAGTGAATTACTAATTTCTACTATTAATAATTATTCTTTAATAAAAGGTAAGATATTAGATTTAGGTTGTGGTTCTGGAATTATTTCTATAATTATAAATAATAATATGAGAAAATATAAAAAAAAATATTCAATATATTCGGTAGATATAGATGCTAAAGCAGTTTATTCAACTAAAAAAACATTAAAAGAAAATTTAATAAAAAATATTCATGTATTTCCTAGTAATATTTATTCTAATATTAAAGACAAATTTGATTTCATCATATCTAATCCCCCTTTTCATGATGATTTAAAATATTCCTTAACATTTATTTATCAAATGATAGATGAATTTAAAAAAAATATAAAATATAAAGGAGAATTATTATTTGTAGCTAATAATTTTATACCATATAAAAAAATTTTTAATAATTTTACATATAAATTTTTTATTTTATCTAAAAATAAAAAATTTTCTGTATATAAAATAAAAAATATATAA
- a CDS encoding symmetrical bis(5'-nucleosyl)-tetraphosphatase, with the protein MTTYFIGDIHGHYNEFISLLKKINFNYKKDQLWITGDLISRGPDSIKVLYFLYSIKKSIKLVLGNHDLYLISLILGTNINYINDQEILNLLKDNKIRFIINSWLKYQPLVQYDENKKILMSHAGITPQWDNINIILSASNEAQNIISGKNNKIFLDYMNNEKYQINDWKKNTLIGFQRFNFIINALTKMRYCYPDGKLEMLTKKAPNDITSKILKPWFWIPNNLYNKYTIFFGHWSDLQGGQYTPKNIIGLDTGCCWGKNLTIFSWEKKKFYNINCII; encoded by the coding sequence ATGACTACTTATTTTATTGGAGATATTCATGGTCACTATAATGAATTTATTTCCTTATTAAAAAAAATTAATTTTAATTATAAAAAAGATCAATTGTGGATCACAGGTGATCTTATATCTAGAGGACCAGATTCTATAAAAGTTTTATATTTTTTATATTCTATTAAAAAATCTATAAAATTAGTTTTAGGAAATCATGATTTATATTTAATATCCCTAATTTTAGGGACTAATATTAATTATATAAATGATCAAGAAATTTTAAATTTATTAAAAGATAATAAAATAAGATTTATTATTAATTCTTGGTTAAAATATCAACCCTTAGTTCAATATGATGAAAATAAAAAAATTTTAATGTCACATGCAGGTATTACCCCCCAATGGGATAATATTAATATTATATTATCCGCTTCTAATGAAGCGCAAAATATAATATCTGGGAAAAATAATAAAATATTTTTAGATTATATGAATAATGAAAAATATCAAATAAATGACTGGAAAAAAAATACATTAATAGGATTTCAACGTTTTAATTTTATTATTAATGCATTAACAAAAATGAGATATTGTTATCCAGATGGTAAGTTAGAAATGTTAACTAAAAAAGCTCCTAATGATATTACTTCTAAAATATTAAAACCATGGTTTTGGATTCCTAATAACTTATATAATAAATATACAATATTTTTTGGTCATTGGTCTGATTTACAAGGTGGACAATATACTCCTAAAAATATTATAGGATTAGATACTGGATGTTGTTGGGGAAAAAATTTAACAATTTTTTCATGGGAAAAAAAAAAATTTTATAATATAAATTGTATAATTTAA
- the apaG gene encoding Co2+/Mg2+ efflux protein ApaG produces MKSLLSQVYIKVHSIYIESQSIPAVNRYVFAYTITIHNLGKKILQLISRYWTITNGNGEKTQIYGEGIIGHKPYIKPGNDFHYTSGTILKTPIGIMQGHYIMIDENNHVYHIDIPIFRLAIKTYIH; encoded by the coding sequence ATGAAATCATTATTATCTCAAGTTTATATAAAAGTACATAGTATTTATATAGAATCACAATCAATACCTGCTGTTAATCGTTATGTTTTCGCTTATACAATTACTATACATAATTTAGGAAAAAAAATTTTACAATTAATTAGTCGTTATTGGACCATTACTAATGGTAATGGTGAAAAAACTCAAATATACGGTGAAGGAATAATAGGTCATAAACCATATATTAAACCAGGAAATGATTTTCACTATACTAGTGGTACAATTTTAAAAACTCCGATTGGAATTATGCAAGGACATTATATAATGATAGATGAAAATAATCATGTCTATCATATAGATATTCCTATATTCCGTTTAGCAATTAAAACTTATATTCATTAA
- the rsmA gene encoding 16S rRNA (adenine(1518)-N(6)/adenine(1519)-N(6))-dimethyltransferase RsmA gives MKIFFKKKYGQHILVNRKIIKQIISFINPKYYHIMVEIGPGLGALTIPIINYNKNISIIEIDQNFVNLLKKNKILMDSNVNIILNNVLNFDFLILIKKYKKRIRIFGSLPYNISITIIFYLFKYLYNIKDMNFIMQKEVVNCLTAHPGEKNYGCLSIMTQLFCKIKSLIEIKPNSFFPKPKIFSTMVYMRPYINNPYNFKNIFFLTKIIKQAFSMRRKILRNSLRNLFSIEELNYLGIDHKIRAENVSISEYCQLAHWLELNNKRL, from the coding sequence ATGAAAATTTTTTTTAAAAAAAAATATGGTCAACATATTTTAGTTAACAGAAAAATTATAAAACAAATTATATCTTTTATAAATCCTAAATATTACCATATTATGGTAGAAATAGGGCCAGGTTTAGGAGCATTAACTATTCCAATTATTAATTATAATAAAAATATTTCAATAATTGAAATTGATCAAAATTTTGTTAATCTTTTAAAAAAAAATAAGATTTTAATGGATTCAAATGTAAATATTATTTTAAATAATGTATTAAATTTTGATTTTTTAATTTTAATAAAAAAATATAAAAAAAGAATACGTATATTTGGTAGTTTACCGTATAATATTTCTATTACAATAATATTTTATTTATTTAAATACTTATATAATATTAAAGATATGAATTTTATAATGCAAAAAGAAGTAGTAAATTGTTTAACTGCTCATCCTGGAGAAAAAAATTATGGTTGTTTAAGTATAATGACGCAATTATTTTGTAAAATAAAATCTTTAATAGAAATTAAACCAAATTCTTTTTTCCCTAAACCTAAAATATTTTCTACTATGGTGTATATGAGACCTTATATTAATAATCCTTATAATTTTAAAAATATTTTTTTTTTAACAAAAATTATAAAACAAGCTTTTAGCATGAGAAGAAAAATTTTACGAAATAGTTTAAGAAATTTATTTTCCATAGAAGAATTAAATTATTTAGGTATTGATCATAAAATTCGTGCTGAAAATGTTTCAATATCAGAATATTGTCAATTAGCTCATTGGTTAGAATTAAATAATAAAAGGTTATAA
- a CDS encoding peptidylprolyl isomerase, with translation MSMQNINSIKIIINEDIFLKQDIDNILSFTKKINNSIYPQLYSILNIKNTKDIIKHYIFLQIMKSSDFSFSEENVDNIIFKIYKLNNINENILKKNFLIKNINYQRYFNILKEIILINILKIKLVQKDINIYDEEINSLTNQLYQKSKNRKIYNITIFYFLINKKSLKNNFHNKIILLNQLVNILKNKKLNNNTKKYNIKIFISHFNIKKIILKNIENKLSKNIINYLDNSKKKDVIGPIYLNSKLLILQINNIKLIDNLDNEKVLLRFIFIKKKNLSNKDFYKKINNIYFNILKKKITFKKAAQLFSDDIITIKYGDNKNWILLNNFSPKFKKIIKKLKINEFSLPIKESDSFFIIQLLDKKNILNNKLFFKKKAYQIILTESIEKEADLLIYEKSQNMYIKNII, from the coding sequence ATGTCTATGCAAAATATTAATAGTATTAAAATAATTATAAATGAAGATATTTTTTTAAAACAAGATATAGATAATATTTTATCTTTTACAAAAAAAATTAATAATAGTATATATCCACAATTATATTCTATTTTAAATATTAAAAATACTAAAGATATAATAAAACATTATATTTTTTTACAAATAATGAAAAGTTCTGATTTTTCTTTTTCAGAAGAAAATGTAGATAATATTATATTTAAAATATATAAACTTAATAATATTAATGAAAATATATTAAAAAAAAATTTTTTAATTAAAAATATTAATTATCAAAGATATTTTAATATTTTAAAAGAAATTATTTTAATAAATATATTGAAAATTAAATTAGTACAAAAAGATATTAATATTTATGATGAAGAAATTAATTCATTAACTAATCAATTATATCAAAAATCAAAAAACCGTAAAATATATAATATTACTATTTTTTATTTTTTAATTAATAAAAAATCTTTAAAAAATAATTTTCATAATAAAATTATATTATTAAATCAATTAGTAAATATTTTAAAAAATAAAAAATTAAATAATAATACAAAAAAATATAATATAAAAATATTTATTTCTCATTTTAATATAAAAAAAATAATTTTAAAAAATATAGAAAATAAATTATCAAAAAATATTATTAATTATTTAGATAATTCTAAAAAAAAAGATGTAATAGGACCAATATATTTAAATTCAAAATTACTAATTTTACAAATAAATAATATTAAATTAATAGATAATTTAGATAATGAAAAAGTTTTATTAAGATTTATATTTATTAAAAAAAAAAATTTAAGTAATAAAGATTTTTATAAAAAAATTAATAATATATATTTTAATATTTTAAAAAAAAAAATTACCTTTAAAAAAGCAGCTCAATTATTTTCTGATGATATAATAACTATTAAATATGGAGATAATAAAAATTGGATATTATTAAATAATTTTTCTCCAAAATTTAAAAAAATTATAAAAAAATTAAAAATAAATGAATTTAGTTTACCTATTAAAGAATCTGATAGTTTTTTTATAATACAATTATTAGATAAAAAAAATATTTTAAATAATAAATTATTTTTTAAAAAAAAAGCATATCAAATTATTTTAACAGAAAGTATAGAAAAAGAAGCTGATTTATTGATTTATGAAAAATCCCAAAATATGTATATAAAAAATATAATTTAA